The bacterium nucleotide sequence ATAGGACACTTAAGAGACATGAGAATCTCATCGAACGTGGAATCAGACGTCCGAAAGGCGTCGGGTCGATATCCTATTTTTTCGAAACCTGCTTTTTCATAAAGTTTGATGGCTGCTTGATTGGAGGACAGAACCAAGAGATCAAGCCATGAAAGACGGTTCGACTTCGTCCAATCAATGGCATTATTCAACAACGCAGTGCCGAATCCTCGTCCTCTCATTGCACCAAGGACACCCATAGAAATACTGGCGCGATGGAGTTCAGCCAAGGTCCTTCCGCCCCTCAATTCCAAGTGCCCCAAGACGAACTGATCGGAGCCATCCATAAGTAAGAAGGCCCGTCCCCATTGGGGTTCATTGAGACCTCGCGTCCAACGCTCCAAACTCGCTTTATGAAGAGAAGCTTCATCGATCTTTCCTGATGGGGCAAAAGAAATGCGATCCACTCCACTCAATGATTGGAACAATTCCGAAATATGTCCGACAAAACGATGAATATCCGCTTCTCCGGCCATACGAATGAGTTCGCCAGATGCCATAACCTGTGTCGGGGGGACACATCCTGAAATAAGCGGAATAACGCCCATGAGAACGGTTTATCGTTCCAATAGTGATTTTGTTGCCTATTTTAGGCGAGCAGGTGAGGAATTGCAGCA carries:
- a CDS encoding GNAT family N-acetyltransferase, producing the protein MGVIPLISGCVPPTQVMASGELIRMAGEADIHRFVGHISELFQSLSGVDRISFAPSGKIDEASLHKASLERWTRGLNEPQWGRAFLLMDGSDQFVLGHLELRGGRTLAELHRASISMGVLGAMRGRGFGTALLNNAIDWTKSNRLSWLDLLVLSSNQAAIKLYEKAGFEKIGYRPDAFRTSDSTFDEILMSLKCPILDIG